In Tribolium castaneum strain GA2 chromosome 4, icTriCast1.1, whole genome shotgun sequence, one DNA window encodes the following:
- the Mekk1 gene encoding mitogen-activated protein kinase kinase kinase 4: MAYSPIEQDCDLSDYDLYSKTPPRTKILRKNRERKQKHKDTSTMSSPKVIKPKPLSRRNTISSMFEELVAKAENDSDQGSKRSNKRQLKMLRGSERDLKLDIASAQAASEKNQEFKHPKTPQPSYQIESCKRFMSLSCRTVPCSKLLKSKKDNKVKCDEISNEECSENRVDFYNTFSMLIRMGCGDKTQEMSHRRALSKEEHLWQNEFKDLIWLELQAFHADRTPSEEDRYLCSEREKVEPLLHDIMTYRYQKNSKCYSTQSSDSGVEDDCSGCLSIYCGSCLEAQNEALKDVEELMQRLSAVEALFPSGHAFAELYPLYNSPEFIARVKAISLWYNMTRQQRLKLMILVKLLENKVSRDDDKNGTESNSPSDSNNSSSSSVNESFYDCKSSQDATVFSFAPFPFLHVHKSESSVSPYRKYIENILKTRSLHKSLSFLDHLQMVVLRRVQLTLTKPETDDIYNKVTCETEDEELQRFGYFSPEAKALNLPSYRAIFLFLAAIPLKMIHEFLKMRLEQKPEKPSPLSVRQLMRELKEGLKVATQQKEKILKYIDGAISDSKKPNDVFEEKMRDYNECMLRVFSDYLDYLEQWALLHHETFQKNLLEEEWHFSCNVIKYIPGGSELLGKKFVFILCSILKSVAERLHDRIEDVLCNMPKDDKNMIKQTVFVICREMQSLFNEEREMSIKTIAFCKTVFRHDLHPDCRSELVCSIISLKCSIPDAIGRVQSEFDQVKLDSFEEIERTAIVSRTREILMQAYRFGFEFYKEMSDSIPTDRREKLARSMVQFANLWMKFVTERCERGRGMRPRWAYQGLEFLLTVCEPRNTKHLTEEEFEDLKKNMDVCISHVIGTTAPSTPESGFYSASPRSSIEHIRARSRGSSPSPRPSYKSQRSNSRKTSMEQGSPVIDSLDAISFNPHSCRKDEANERLTRKQLRLESIENLESYLDDKLRKQQLIGKVVTCSSGIEKVHIRRRLREVTFTWQRGIKIGQGRFGKVYTAVNNKTGEMMAVKELPLQHNDTHTIKRVGEEMKILEGIVHRNLVRYYGVEIHKDEMLIFMEFCAEGTLETLVAASENGLPELLVRRYTFQLVSGVAVLHDHGIVHRDIKTANIFLTENGNCLKIGDFGCAAKIKSHSTMPGELQGFVGTQAYMAPEVFTRNMSEGHGRAADIWSVGCVVVEMASGKRPWAQFDSNYQIMFKVGMGQSPDPPDHMTDEGLDFLELCFQHNPKDRATAQELLDHSFVKLGDDFI; the protein is encoded by the exons TTGTACAGTAAAACCCCACCACGAACCAAAATTTTGCGTAAAAATCGCGAACGCAAGCAGAAACACAAAGATACAAG CACGATGTCCTCACCTAAAGTCATCAAACCTAAGCCCTTAAGTCGGCGTAACACCATCAGCAGCATGTTCGAAGAGCTTGTTGCCAAGGCCGAAAATGACTCGGACCAAGGCTCCAAAAGGTCCAACAAGCGCCAGTTGAAAATGCTGCGAGGGTCTGAACGTGACCTGAAGCTGGACATTGCCAGTGCCCAAGCGGCCTCTGAGAAAAACCAAGAATTCAAACACCCAAAAACACCACAACCTAGTTATCAGATCGAGAGCTGTAAAAGATTCATGAGCTTGTCTTGTCGGACTGTTCCTTGCTCGAAACTGTTGAAGAgtaaaaaagataataaagtCAAATGTGACGAAATTAGCAATGAGGAGTGTTCCGAAAATCGAGTCGATTTTTACAACACTTTCTCAATGCTAATTCGAATGGGCTGCGGTGATAAAACGCAGGAAATGAGTCACAGACGCGCt ctgAGCAAGGAGGAGCATTTGTGGCaaaacgaatttaaagatttgaTTTGGCTTGAATTGCAAGCGTTCCATGCGGACCGAACCCCAAGCGAAGAAGACAGATACTTGTGTTCCGAACGGGAAAAAGTTGAACCTCTTTTACATGATATAATGACTTATCGCtaccaaaaaaattcgaaatgtTACTCGACCCAAAGCAGCGACAGTGGCGTTGAGGACGACTGTTCTGGTTGTCTTTCAATCTACTGTGGTTCGTGTCTTGAGGCCCAAAACGAAGCCCTTAAAGATGTGGAAGAATTGATGCAAAGATTATCAGCGGTGGAAGCTTTGTTCCCTTCCGGACACGCTTTTGCCGAACTGTACCCATTATATAACAGTCCTGAGTTCATAGCGAGGGTCAAGGCTATCAGTTTATGGTACAACATGACGCGACAGCAGAGACTGAAACTAATGATTCTTgttaaattattagaaaataaagtGAGTAGAGATGATGATAAAAACGGGACGGAATCAAACAGTCCCAGTGATAGCAATAACAGTTCCTCATCTTCGGTAAATGAGTCGTTCTATGATTGCAAGTCAAGTCAGGATGCTACTGTTTTTTCTTTTGCGCCTTTTCCCTTCTTACATGTGCATAAGTCGGAAAGCTCGGTCTCACCATATCGAAAATACATCGAAAACATTCTTAAAACGCGATCGCTCCACAAAAGTTTGAGTTTCTTGGATCATCTCCAAATGGTTGTTTTGCGACGTGTTCAGCTAACCTTGACCAAACCGGAAACCGACGATATTTACAACAAAGTGACTTGTGAAACGGAAGATGAAGAGTTGCAACGTTTTGGGTACTTTAGCCCTGAAGCCAAAGCCTTGAACTTGCCATCCTATCGTGCAATTTTTCTCTTCCTTGCCGCAATTCCGCTCAAAATGATACACGAGTTTTTGAAGATGCGTTTGGAGCAAAAACCTGAAAAACCGTCTCCTTTGAGCGTCCGCCAACTGATGAGGGAGttaaaagaaggcttaaaagtCGCAACGCAACAAAAAGAAAAGATCTTGAAGTACATTGACGGTGCGATCTCTGATAGCAAAAAACCGAACGATgtgtttgaagaaaagatgAGGGATTATAACGAGTGTATGTTGCGGGTGTTTAGTGACTATTTGGACTATCTGGAACAGTGGGCCTTGTTGCACCATGAGACTTTCCAGAAGAATTTGTTGGAAGAAGAGTGGCATTTTTCGTGTAATGTGATTAAGTATATTCCGGGCGGGTCGGAACTTTTAGGgaaaaagtttgtgtttattttgtgttcgaTTTTAAAGTCGGTCGCTGAAAGGCTGCACGATCGGATCGAGGACGTGCTTTGTAACATGCCCAAAGACGACAAAAATATGATCAA GCAAACCGTGTTCGTCATTTGCCGCGAAATGCAGTCTCTCTTCAACGAAGAGCGCGAAATGAGCATCAAAACCATTGCTTTTTGCAAGACTGTCTTTCGCCACGACCTTCACCCTGATTGCAGATCAGAACTAGTA TGCTCAATAATTTCCCTAAAATGTTCAATACCCGACGCCATAGGCCGTGTCCAGTCCGAATTCGATCAAGTCAAACTAGACTCATTTGAAGAAATCGAACGAACGGCTATAGTCTCCCGCACAAGGGAAATCTTAATGCAAGCCTACCGTTTCGGCTTCGAA ttttacaaagaaatgtcCGATAGCATCCCTACGGACAGGCGCGAGAAACTCGCTAGAAGTATGGTACAATTTGCGAATTTGTGGATGAAATTCGTGACTGAACGATGCGAGAGGGGGCGAGGGATGAGACCACGGTGGGCTTATCAAGGGTTGGAGTTTCTCTTAACTGTGTGTGAACCTCGAAACACTAAGCATTTGACGGAAGAAGAGTTCGAAGATCTGAAGAAGAATATGGATGTTTGCATAAGTCATGTGATAGGAACTACGGCTCCTTCGACGCCGGAGTCAGGGTTTTATTCGGCGTCGCCGAGGAGTTCGATTGAGCATATAAGGGCCAGGTCGAGGGGGTCGTCCCCGAGTCCGAGGCCTTCGTATAAAAGCCAAAGATCGAATAGTCGCAAAACTAGCATGGAACAAGGGTCGCCGGTTATTGATAGTTTGGATGCTATTAGTTTTAATCCACACAG CTGTAGAAAGGATGAGGCAAACGAGCGATTAACTCGGAAGCAGCTCCGATTAGAGTCAATCGAAAATCTCGAAAGTTACCTTGACGACAAATTGAGAAAGCAGCAATTAATTGGCAAAGTGGTGACCTGCAGTAGCGGCATCGAAAAAGTCCACATCCGCCGAAGACTGCGCGAGGTGACCTTCACCTGGCAGAGGGGCATAAAAATCGGGCAAGGGCGCTTTGGCAAGGTTTACACCgctgttaataataaaaccgGCGAAATGATGGCAGTCAAAGAACTACCGCTTCAGCATAACGATACTCATACCATCAAGCGAGTGGGCgaagaaatgaaaattttagaaggcATTGTTCATCGTAATTTAGTGAGATATTACGGAGTTGAGATTCATAAG GATGAAATGCTGATATTCATGGAATTCTGCGCCGAAGGAACTCTGGAAACTTTAGTGGCAGCTAGCGAGAACGGTCTGCCTGAACTTTTAGTTCGACGGTACACTTTTCAATTAGTTTCGGGAGTGGCCGTTTTGCACGACCACGGAATCGTACATAGAGACATAAAAACGGCGAATATTTTCCTGACTGAGAACGGCAACTGCTTGAAAATTGGAGATTTTGGGTGTGCAGCTAAAATCAAGTCGCATAGTACAATGCCGGGGGAATTACAGGGATTCGTAGGGACGCAAG